The following DNA comes from Camelina sativa cultivar DH55 chromosome 14, Cs, whole genome shotgun sequence.
CCCAACAATTGATCAACTAACAAGTAGACACGTACTGCAAGTCATTGGCACGGCGAGATGTTCTCCTCTCAACATTTCTGACAGACAAAGGCTCATCCCCTAAAGAAAACTGCTTAATCTCAACTCTCTGGACATAATCAGGCTTCTTCTTCAAGTCATCAATCACAGGCTGCAACAAACCAACAAGCCAATCCTCAATCCCAGCTCTATACACTTTCCAGAGCTTCCCCAAAACCATATTCACCCACTCCACGGACTCTTTCCTTTGCAAATCCTTCTCTAGGAACAAGGAGAAGCTGGTGGGAACCTGTGGCCATTGTCCTGCTCCTCGCTGGCTTCCATCTCCACCTGTTTCTCTCTGCCTCTTTCTCCACGTCCATAGTTTATCAAAAGCAACACCAACGAAGAAGAAATACACGAATAGACCAATCACACTATTGTTAATAGGTGGTTACGGAATTGGATGAATAACACCTAACTGGGTCCTAAGTTTATCCACTATCGGATCTTCCCTAGTGTTACTaaaaatgttttcttcatcCTGAACCAGAGACTGTTTCGAAGCTTCCTCGACTTTGAATTCAGTGGAAGACGTAGAAAAAAGAAATCTCCTTGTCCTTGTACTAGAAGAATCCCTCAATCTTAGGTTATTCGAATCCCGGCGAACTCCACAGGAAATAAACCGAAAGTTCGAAACTTCATAGTTCCGACGCAAAACCCAACTCCTTGGAAACGTGCCGAGCTCATTAAAACATGAACAGAACAGAGGATGAGACACATAAACAGGTAATTGGAAATGCAAACTCggagaagaagattgtggaATCATCTGTGAATCGTACTCGACGAAGAACAAGGAGAGAAATAACTCATAACTGTCTGTAGCGCAAATAAAAAGACCGTCTTCTCCAAATGATACACGTAGCAGAAAGAATCTGTGGAAGTGAAGCtaacaaatttgaaaacaaagtgCAGAAGAAAAAGTTCAttacaatttttcttcttccttctgttttttttttttttttttttttaaatttggactgTTTCGACACGTTGATCGGTTTAGTAAACCGACTGATTCAGAGTTAGTTCGGTTTAATTGAATAGGAATTGTGGCCCAATAATACGAGAGGAATTGTGGCCCAATAACACGACTATGGCCCAAGTCTTTTTTCGTCGTTTTGTTTTTTAGCAGTAAGAACAAGATTTCCCAAAAGCGACACTGAAGGAATTCGAAAACCCTGATCGATTAGAGAAATCGAAGCTATGTCAGATCCTTACGAGAGCGTGAAAGGTGGAAGACTAGCGTTCAAAGGAGGTGATCTAGCCACAAGGAAATCGAtcgataagaagaagaagaagaataagaagaagaagcagaagaagaacaaggagaagCTCGAGGACGGTGCTGAGGGAGAACTAAAGATGGCTCCCGACGCTGCTGGAGAGGATATTTACTCAATTGATGccgcgaagaagaagaagtacgaTGACCTTTTTCCTGTGGAGGCGAAGAAGTTCGGTTACATTCCGAAATCAAACTTCGAATCCACAGAAGATGCGCTTGACGACCGCGTCAAGAAGAAAGCTGATCGTTACTGTAAATAGActgtttgtgttttcttctgCAGGTGCATTGATGTTTGTATGAGGATCTAATgacttttttaaattatgtttctGTTCTTATAATTACAGTATAATTAAGCTCCTTTACTCCAAATCTGGTTGATTTTACAGAGCTTATGCAACAAAGCTTAGGTAGGAAGAGTCTCTTCTTTGTGAAATCGTTAGTTTTAGTAGCTTGAGGTTATTTCTGAGATATACAAAGCATATTCAAATAGACAGTTTCTCATAGCGTCTATACATATAGATAGATAGGCACGATTTATATTTCTTGAATCGTAGAAGCTCCATAGTCAGAAAGATGGGTGCCCCTGAAATATTTAGATTTAGCTCCTGTTACCTCGAGGGTTATGGTGTGGTCTTTCTTCGGGACTAACCCTTTGGTATCTTGCTCTAAAGGGCCAAATGTTCCCAAGCTGCATCCACCTCGGGCGTCTTCTTTCAGGTATGTCTTGTCTAATAGAATTGCTCCTTTCTCGAGAATTAGCAATGGTGTTGACAGGTGGGAGGTC
Coding sequences within:
- the LOC104742554 gene encoding uncharacterized protein LOC104742554 gives rise to the protein MSDPYESVKGGRLAFKGGDLATRKSIDKKKKKNKKKKQKKNKEKLEDGAEGELKMAPDAAGEDIYSIDAAKKKKYDDLFPVEAKKFGYIPKSNFESTEDALDDRVKKKADRYCK